In Arthrobacter sp. B3I4, the following proteins share a genomic window:
- the hisB gene encoding imidazoleglycerol-phosphate dehydratase HisB: MSNTGTAGARTARLERTTSESSVLVEIDLDGTGVSDISTSVPFYDHMLTALSKHSLIDMTVKATGDTHIDVHHTVEDVAITFGEVLRTALGSKAGIRRFGEATVPLDEALAQAVVDVSGRPYLVHAGEPAGQEYHLIGGHFTGSLTRHVFEAITLHAGICLHMNVTAGRDPHHIVEAQFKAFARALRAAVEPDPRVEGIPSTKGAL; this comes from the coding sequence ATGAGCAACACCGGAACAGCCGGCGCCCGGACCGCCCGCCTCGAACGGACCACCAGCGAGTCCTCGGTGCTCGTCGAAATCGACCTCGACGGCACCGGCGTCTCCGACATCAGCACCTCCGTGCCGTTCTATGACCACATGTTGACCGCACTGAGCAAGCACTCCCTGATCGACATGACGGTCAAGGCCACCGGCGACACGCACATCGACGTCCACCACACGGTGGAGGATGTCGCGATCACCTTCGGCGAGGTTCTCCGCACTGCCCTGGGCAGCAAGGCCGGTATCCGCCGCTTCGGCGAGGCCACCGTCCCGCTCGACGAGGCCCTGGCGCAGGCCGTCGTCGACGTTTCGGGCCGGCCGTACCTGGTGCACGCCGGCGAACCAGCGGGCCAGGAATACCACCTCATCGGCGGCCACTTCACCGGTTCCCTGACTCGGCACGTCTTCGAGGCCATCACTTTGCACGCCGGTATCTGCCTGCACATGAACGTCACTGCCGGCCGGGACCCGCACCACATCGTCGAGGCCCAGTTCAAGGCCTTCGCCCGGGCCCTCCGGGCCGCAGTAGAGCCCGATCCCCGGGTTGAAGGCATTCCCTCCACCAAGGGTGCGTTGTGA